A genomic segment from Streptomyces antibioticus encodes:
- a CDS encoding glycoside hydrolase family 15 protein, which translates to MTDASYHHRTSGAPRDGRYLPVAEHGLIGDLRSVALVGTDGTIDWYCCPAFDSPSVFGAILDAERGGSFALAAAVPGRTKQFYFPDTNVLITRFFTEDGVGEVQDFMPLDGGPGDADRHRLIRRVLCVRGTVPFEARVAPRFDYGAQPHTLRVEDDVAVFASAGLTLALTATVPLEADGADVRAEFKLAEGESAVFALDRVGGEVTPRRCARTEAEEQFAATVSYWRRWLSASRYRGRWREMVHRSALTLKLLTYAPTGAIVAAPTTSLPEELGGERNWDYRYVWVRDAAFCVYALLRLGFSGEAEAFMEFVTRHIAPGDGKPSGPLQIMYGIDGRTDLSESELTHLEGHRGSAPVRVGNAAADQLQLDIYGALIDSIYLYDKWAKPVSSAQWDDVCALVDWVCEHWDQPDEGVWETRGGRRNFLYSRLMCWVAIERAVRMANRRGLPADLPRWQAARDRIYRRIHSRGWSAERGAFVQHEDGDVLDAAVLMMPLAKFIAPTDPKWLSTLDALTRELVSDSLVYRYDPRASPDGLRGDEGTFSICSFWYVEALVHAGRLDEARLAFEKMLTYANHLGLYAEEISHTGEQQGNFPQAFTHLSLISAAFNLDRALG; encoded by the coding sequence ATGACGGACGCGTCGTACCACCACCGCACATCCGGTGCGCCCCGGGACGGCCGCTATCTCCCGGTCGCCGAGCACGGGCTGATCGGCGATCTGCGCAGTGTGGCCCTGGTGGGGACGGACGGCACGATCGACTGGTACTGCTGCCCCGCGTTCGACTCGCCGAGCGTCTTCGGCGCGATCCTGGACGCCGAGCGCGGCGGTTCCTTCGCGCTGGCGGCGGCGGTCCCGGGCCGGACCAAGCAGTTCTACTTCCCCGACACCAACGTCCTGATCACCCGGTTCTTCACCGAGGACGGCGTGGGCGAGGTGCAGGACTTCATGCCGCTGGACGGCGGTCCCGGCGACGCGGACCGGCACCGGCTGATCCGGCGGGTGCTGTGCGTGCGCGGCACGGTCCCCTTCGAGGCCCGGGTGGCCCCGCGGTTCGACTACGGCGCGCAGCCGCACACCCTGCGCGTCGAGGACGACGTGGCGGTCTTCGCCTCCGCCGGGCTGACCCTGGCGCTGACCGCGACGGTCCCCCTGGAGGCCGACGGGGCCGACGTGCGCGCGGAGTTCAAGCTCGCCGAGGGCGAGTCGGCGGTGTTCGCCCTGGACCGGGTCGGCGGCGAGGTGACGCCCCGCCGGTGCGCGCGCACCGAGGCGGAGGAGCAGTTCGCGGCCACGGTGTCGTACTGGCGGCGCTGGCTGTCGGCCTCCCGGTACCGCGGGCGCTGGCGGGAGATGGTGCACCGCTCGGCCCTCACCCTCAAGCTGCTGACGTACGCGCCGACCGGGGCGATCGTCGCCGCGCCGACCACGAGTCTGCCCGAGGAGCTGGGCGGGGAGCGGAACTGGGACTACCGCTATGTGTGGGTGCGGGACGCGGCGTTCTGCGTCTACGCGCTGCTGCGGCTGGGCTTCTCCGGTGAGGCCGAGGCGTTCATGGAGTTCGTGACCCGGCACATCGCGCCGGGTGACGGCAAACCGTCGGGACCGTTGCAGATCATGTACGGCATCGACGGCCGCACGGACCTGTCGGAGAGCGAACTCACCCATCTGGAGGGGCACCGGGGCTCGGCGCCGGTCCGGGTCGGCAACGCGGCGGCCGATCAGCTCCAACTGGACATCTACGGCGCGCTGATCGACTCGATCTATCTGTACGACAAGTGGGCCAAGCCGGTGTCCAGCGCTCAGTGGGACGACGTGTGCGCGCTGGTCGACTGGGTGTGCGAGCACTGGGACCAGCCCGACGAGGGCGTGTGGGAGACCCGGGGCGGCCGCCGCAACTTCCTGTACTCGCGGCTGATGTGCTGGGTGGCGATCGAGCGGGCGGTCCGGATGGCGAACCGGCGCGGTCTGCCCGCCGATCTGCCGCGCTGGCAGGCGGCCCGCGACCGGATCTACCGGCGGATCCACAGCCGGGGCTGGTCTGCGGAGCGCGGGGCGTTCGTGCAGCACGAGGACGGGGACGTGCTGGACGCGGCGGTGCTGATGATGCCGCTGGCCAAGTTCATCGCCCCGACCGACCCCAAGTGGCTGTCCACGCTGGACGCGCTCACCCGCGAACTGGTGTCGGACTCCCTGGTCTACCGCTACGACCCGCGCGCCAGCCCCGACGGGCTGCGCGGCGACGAGGGCACGTTCTCCATCTGCTCCTTCTGGTACGTGGAGGCCCTGGTGCACGCCGGCCGGCTGGACGAAGCCCGGCTGGCCTTCGAGAAGATGCTGACGTACGCCAACCATCTCGGCCTGTACGCCGAGGAGATCAGCCACACCGGCGAACAACAGGGCAATTTCCCCCAGGCGTTCACCCATCTCTCCCTGATCAGCGCGGCGTTCAATCTGGACCGCGCCCTGGGCTGA
- a CDS encoding substrate-binding domain-containing protein: MSGRHRSGAPARTARLASCALLACAALLAGCERGSSRDPDETVPGAAGCPAVQARAAAAVTTAEATDAPWDGPTTGPRAVPGRTLVYVAQTMTNPGVAGAADGVRQAARVIGWTVRVIDGGGTPAGIQAAMSEAVALRPSGIVIGGFDPDATSRQVARAGELGIPLVGWHAVAAPGPSSRPPLFTNVTTRVEDVARISAQWVIAESGGRAGAVIITDASIPFARNKSELIRAALATCPGVRILAYENIPIPDASSRTPREISALLARFGDAWTHSVAINDLYFADAAPAFRAAGEEGTGPPYNIGAGDGDPSAFQRIDSEQYQQATVPEPLSQQGWQIVDEFNRAFAGRPATGYAAPVHIATAANSEGATTWDPPGYREAYRAIWGR, from the coding sequence GTGTCCGGCCGCCACCGCTCAGGCGCCCCCGCCCGCACCGCGCGGCTCGCCTCCTGCGCCCTGCTGGCCTGTGCCGCCCTGCTGGCCGGCTGCGAACGCGGCTCCTCCCGGGATCCCGACGAGACGGTCCCGGGCGCGGCCGGTTGTCCCGCCGTACAGGCCCGGGCGGCCGCCGCCGTCACCACGGCCGAGGCCACCGACGCGCCCTGGGACGGACCGACCACCGGCCCGCGAGCCGTGCCCGGCAGGACGCTCGTCTACGTCGCCCAGACCATGACCAACCCCGGCGTCGCGGGCGCCGCCGACGGTGTGCGGCAGGCCGCGCGGGTCATCGGATGGACCGTCCGGGTCATCGACGGCGGCGGTACGCCCGCCGGGATCCAGGCCGCGATGAGCGAGGCCGTGGCCCTCAGACCGTCGGGCATCGTCATCGGCGGGTTCGACCCCGACGCCACGTCACGGCAGGTCGCCCGGGCCGGTGAACTGGGCATCCCCCTCGTCGGCTGGCACGCGGTCGCCGCCCCCGGCCCCAGCAGCAGGCCCCCGCTCTTCACCAACGTCACCACGCGCGTGGAGGACGTGGCCCGGATCAGCGCGCAGTGGGTCATCGCGGAGTCCGGCGGCCGGGCCGGGGCCGTGATCATCACCGACGCCTCGATCCCGTTCGCCCGGAACAAGTCCGAGCTGATCCGCGCCGCGCTCGCCACCTGCCCCGGGGTGCGGATCCTCGCCTACGAGAACATCCCGATCCCGGACGCGAGCAGCCGCACCCCGCGCGAGATCTCCGCCCTCCTCGCCCGGTTCGGCGACGCCTGGACGCACTCCGTGGCCATCAACGACCTGTACTTCGCCGACGCCGCGCCCGCCTTCCGCGCGGCCGGCGAGGAGGGCACAGGGCCGCCGTACAACATCGGGGCCGGGGACGGCGATCCGTCCGCCTTCCAGCGCATCGACAGCGAGCAGTACCAGCAGGCGACCGTGCCCGAACCGCTGTCCCAGCAGGGGTGGCAGATCGTCGACGAGTTCAACCGGGCCTTCGCCGGCCGCCCCGCCACCGGGTACGCGGCCCCGGTGCACATCGCCACCGCCGCCAACAGCGAGGGCGCCACCACCTGGGACCCGCCGGGCTACCGCGAGGCGTACCGCGCGATCTGGGGCCGATGA
- a CDS encoding cytidine deaminase family protein, giving the protein MTMQNHPVDHELVEAAAHVARTRCRGDNHTMAAAGRAPDGRIVTAVNAYHFTGGPCAELVLIGAAAAQGVYELTTIVAVGDRDRGVVPPCGRCRQVLLDYFPGVEVIVGEGDGMRAVPVAELLPASYVWADHQLDTE; this is encoded by the coding sequence ATGACCATGCAGAACCACCCCGTCGACCACGAACTCGTCGAGGCCGCGGCGCACGTCGCCCGCACACGCTGCCGGGGCGACAACCACACCATGGCGGCCGCGGGCCGCGCCCCGGACGGCCGGATCGTCACCGCGGTGAACGCCTACCACTTCACCGGCGGCCCCTGCGCCGAGCTGGTCCTCATCGGCGCGGCGGCCGCGCAGGGGGTCTACGAGCTGACCACGATCGTCGCCGTGGGCGACCGCGACCGAGGGGTCGTTCCTCCGTGCGGCCGGTGCCGGCAGGTGCTTCTCGACTACTTCCCCGGCGTCGAGGTCATCGTGGGCGAGGGCGACGGCATGCGGGCGGTGCCGGTCGCCGAACTGCTGCCCGCGAGCTACGTGTGGGCCGACCACCAGCTCGACACCGAGTGA
- a CDS encoding ABC transporter permease codes for MTTTPRPRRPGVHWIGAYGLLALTVLLVVVFSLALPRTFPTLDTVDSILSNQSIPAVLALAATVPVVTGAFDLSIGYGLGLAHVMVLQLIVEEGWPWPLACLTVIAGGALVGVLNGIVVVFGRIDSFIATLGTGSMMYAVSGWVTDGGRIVPGPGGLPPAFTDLYDSTFLGLPVPAFYVLGLAAALWVVLERLPLGRYLYVVGSNPRAAELVGIRVRACTVYAFTASGLIVGCAGVLLAAQQQIGNPSVGLDYLLPAFVGALLGATAIRPGRPNALGTVVAVAVLAVGLTGIGQLGGEFWTVPLFYGGTLLLAVGLAGYEARRRLRSGREPARAETADAPPSPP; via the coding sequence ATGACGACCACCCCGCGCCCGCGCCGCCCCGGCGTGCACTGGATCGGCGCCTACGGACTGCTCGCCCTCACCGTCCTGCTCGTCGTGGTCTTCTCGCTCGCCCTGCCCCGCACCTTCCCCACCCTCGACACCGTCGACTCGATCCTGTCCAACCAGTCCATCCCGGCCGTCCTCGCGCTCGCCGCGACCGTCCCCGTCGTCACCGGCGCCTTCGACCTCTCCATCGGCTACGGCCTCGGCCTGGCCCATGTGATGGTGCTCCAGCTCATCGTCGAGGAGGGCTGGCCCTGGCCGCTGGCCTGCCTCACCGTGATCGCGGGCGGCGCGCTGGTGGGCGTCCTCAACGGGATCGTCGTCGTCTTCGGCCGCATCGACTCCTTCATCGCCACCCTCGGCACCGGCAGCATGATGTACGCGGTCAGCGGGTGGGTCACCGACGGCGGCCGGATCGTCCCCGGCCCCGGGGGCCTGCCGCCCGCGTTCACCGACCTCTACGACTCCACCTTCCTCGGCCTCCCGGTCCCCGCCTTCTACGTGCTCGGCCTCGCCGCCGCGCTCTGGGTGGTCCTGGAGCGGCTCCCGCTCGGCCGGTACCTGTACGTCGTCGGCTCCAACCCGCGCGCCGCCGAACTCGTCGGCATCCGCGTCCGCGCCTGCACGGTGTACGCGTTCACCGCCTCCGGGCTGATCGTGGGCTGCGCCGGTGTACTGCTCGCCGCCCAGCAGCAGATCGGCAACCCCAGCGTCGGCCTCGACTATCTGCTGCCCGCCTTCGTCGGCGCCCTCCTCGGCGCCACGGCGATCAGACCGGGCCGGCCGAACGCCCTCGGCACGGTCGTGGCGGTCGCCGTCCTGGCCGTCGGCCTCACCGGCATCGGCCAACTGGGCGGCGAGTTCTGGACGGTCCCGCTGTTCTACGGCGGCACCCTGCTCCTCGCCGTCGGCCTGGCCGGGTACGAGGCGCGTCGCCGACTGCGCAGCGGGAGGGAACCGGCGAGGGCAGAGACCGCCGACGCGCCACCGTCCCCGCCCTGA